DNA sequence from the Eisenibacter elegans DSM 3317 genome:
TACGCCCCACATTCTCCAAAAAAGCCTCTTCTGCTACCAAACTAGGGGAGCTGCTAGCTATGGGCATTCCAGTAATCGGCAATGCAGATATTGGGGACCAAGGGCTGATTCTGCCCCAAGCCGGGGCGATGGTCCAAGCATTTAACCAAGCCGAGTATCGGCGTGTGGTGGCACAATGGCCACAACTGATGGCACTACAGCCAGAGGAACTCCGCACCTTGGGGCTACGCTATTTTAGTTTGCAAGAAGGTATTTCCCGGTATGAAGCAGTATATGCGGCAGCGCTCAAAAATTTGCGCCAGGGCAAATAGGTTGCCCTAGGGTAGGATACCTTTGTAACAACAACGAACGTAACGGTGCCCAAACTTTGCGGGGAATATTTCCTCGCAAAGTTTTTTTTGTGGATATACTCCAGACAAAATCAGCTGAGGTAAGTTATGCCCCTGCAAGTACCTTCTTCATTGCCTCTCCGACGTTATGTAATACTTTTGACCAAGCGTTATTCAACTCATCCGACCAATATTCAGGGTATACTTCTTTGATAGATTGTAATAGAAGAGCCAAAAAGGGGTCGAAATACTCAGGCCGAACTTGATAGTTTATGTGGCGTTTGCCGAGGTATTTTACTTCTTCGCCGATATGCTCCAACTTATCGAGTTTGGTTACAACGAGGGTGATGATATAGCTCAGTTTGCGGGCTTGTTCTTGGGTGTTATCCTTGAATAAGGGCTGAAACTCTGGATGTTGCTCAAACAATTGGGTGTAAAAATGCAGTCCTATTTGTTGAGATTTGGCGACTAAGGTCGCCCAAGAGTTTTTGATAAGCTCCTTTTCGTCAGCATTCAGTATTGTATTATCCATTATAGCATCTGTTAGAATATCAAAAAAACATTTTTATGCTACTTCAGGTGCTCTTTCATTGCGTCAGCTACTTGATATAGTACCTGCTCCCAGGCCTCAGCCAGTGCCGTATTCCATTGTGCTCCTAAAGTATCTTCTAGTGATAACAAGAGTTGTTTGATAAAGGGTTCAAAATGTACGACCCTCACTTGGTAGGTTTTGTGACGTTTGCCTAGGTATTTTACCTCCTCTGCGATGGTTTCGAGTTTGTCCAATTTCGTAACTACTAGAGAAATCACATAAGTAAGCTTACGAGCTTGGGTACTGCGGTCTATGCTATCAAATAGACGCTCATACTCAGGGTGTATGCGGAAAAGCTCCGAATAGAAGTGTTCGCCTAATGTTTGAGCTTTAGCAACTATCAGCCCCCAAGAGGATTTGATAAGCCCTATTTGGTCTACGTTTAGCTTTTGGGATGACATAGAGGGAGTGTTATTAATTATTTCTGAGCCGATACCTGCTTAGTTGCAATGGTCAACGGTTGTAACTTCATAAAGTACAAAAATAAGGAAATACGTCTTTATTTTCATTATGAATGTAACTTTTGCCAGCAAAACATATTATACAGCATTGTTATCAATAGCCACAGCACTTAGTATTAGCCCCTTGCCAAAGCCAGCATATCATAGTTTGATGTATGTTAATAGAACAAGATGCGCACTGTTATCGACCATACGACAGTGCAGGTACAAAAAATTACTTGATTGACAAGTGAAACCAAATTGTTACAAAAGTCTGATAAAGGCGATTTCGAGTGCTAGTGCCAACAAGGCAATGAGGAGCATTGTTTTCCAAAGTTCTTGGCGCAAGTTACGTTGTTTGAAGGTGTCGGCCAATCTGGTTTCAGCTGTTTCTCCTTCATATACTTCTACTTTTTTATTTTCTTTAAAATAAGCTTGTATCACTTCTTTATCATAAAAACTCATTTCTGATTCTGCTTTATCAGTATTGAAAGCCAGCAATCTAATCAATTTATTGCCTGCATAAAGTTGGTAATGCCCGGGGGTTTGTATCTCTTCCGGCATCTCCAGCATCAACACATTATCTACCAAGCGCTGCGCGGGAGTAAACTGAATCGAGTCTTGGCGGAGATGGTAGACTTGTTGGGCGGGGGGATTATCAAGCGCTAAGCTGATATTGTTTTCTTGGAAGGTATAAGCTAGGCGTTCGTTACCGGTCTTGCTTTTGGTGGCGATGGTATACATCACCGGCACAAAGAGGGCGTGTTTGGCAAAGGTGCTGTATTTGGCTTGTAGCGGTGCGGCGCAGAGGTATACTTTTCCTTGGCCGGTGCGCCATTCTGTTAAAAAAGGGTTGTTATTTTTAAAACCCAAAATCAATTGTTGATACCTTTTCCAGCTCAATACTGCCTGCGCTTGGGGCATATCCATCTGTTCGGGAGCGCGCTCAAACACTCCGTCATAAAAAGGATTGTTGATATTGGGAGCGGCCAGCTGCGCAGACACCTCTTGGGTGTTCTCTCCGGAGCCTCTGTTGTTTGTCCTCTTAGGTGGCACTAGTTGTATGTCGGCTCCGGTAAGGGCGCTAGTCAGCGAAGCCCAGCTTGGGTCAGGCGCTGCTGGGGGGAACATCAGCAGGCTTCCGCCTCGTTGAACAAAGGCCTTCAGGGCAGTAGCTAGCGCCCCATCAAGTTGTGTTAGCTCATCTATCACCACCAAATCGGCCAAGTCCATTTGTTTGAAATCCAAGTTATTGGCGCTCAAGGTTTGTAATTTGAACAGAGACTCATTGGCAAATACTCGTTGGATATAAGGGCTGTTGTTTTGTTGTGTGAGGTGAATGATGCGTACCGCAGGGGCGGCATTGAGCACAAAGAAGTACTCGTTGTCGAAAGTAACGGGGAAGTCTTCAAAACTGATTTTGGCAGCCTGCCATCCTTGTTCTCCCTTCATGGTGAAGTTAAAATAAGTTTGGGTGGTTTGTTGGGCTTCGATGCTGACATTGGCGGTAGATATTTGTCTATCAGCCACATACAATTTCAGGATAAGGTCTTCGTAGCGCTCTTCTCCTGAGTTGTGTATCCTTACTTGTAGTTTATTGCTTTCGTTGGCCTTGAGGAAGGGGTTGTCGAGCCACACCGAGTCTATACTCAGATTGGTTCGCACGCTGGGTGTAAAAGGCACTAAAAAATAGCGGTAATTGCTGTCAAGGGGCAGTTGATCCAAGGATTTGAGTGTACTCTTCTGAAAATCAGTCAATAAGAATACCCAAGGCTTATCTGCTGCGCCAGCTTCTTTTTGCAAGAGCTTGTGTTGTCGGGCCAATACTTCGTCCAGGGTACGGAACTGGGGGGCAAAGCGCAGCTCTGTCAGGCGGTCGGCAGCTTCTTGGGGCGAGATAACAAACTGTTCTTTATTTTCAAAACCATTGGTAATGAGCTGAATACGGCTGGCTTCGGGCAGCGTAGCGAGGAGTTTTTCGAGTGCTTGACTGGCCCTACTAATGAGGGATTCGTTGCCTATTTCGCTCTGCATGCTATACGAATTATCAAGATAAATGCTGACCAAAGGGCGGGAGCTGCCTTGGGTGGCGGCCTCTCCCTTGGGGAGGTAAGGCTGCGCAAATGCCAATACCAAAGCCGCCAAAGCCAACATACGCGCACTCATGACGAGTAGACGCTTGAACCGCCGTACGCTGCGCGTGCTGGTCTGCACCTCCTGTAGCCAAGCTACATTGGGGAAGTATACCTTACGAATGCGGCGGAAGTTAAACAAGTGTACCAACAGGGGGATGGCCAAGGCCAACAACGCCCACAAAAACTGAGGATATACAAACAGCATAGAGTTACACATGGATAGGTCTTGCTGCAAGATAGCATCCTTTGCCCTATGGCACAACCTTTTGTGCAAATCTTATCCGACTATGGTACGGTTTGTGAAATATACATAAAACTTATCCACACCATAGGTCAGCCCCCTGTGGATAACTTGTGGATATTGCTATTTATCTTATTTCACCTACTTCACAATCAATCGCTTATGGCACAGTTTGTTTGCTTCTACCCCAACGCCACCGTCTCCGGACGTGTGGTGAATATGCTCCTCAAAATCGCTCCGCTACAGCATGCACCTGTATACGAAACCCTCCAGCGGCATGGCCTCCAAAACCCACATGAAGAACAATGGTATAGCCTTCAGAACTATCTCAACGCCTACCGAGAGCTGTCGCGGCAGCTGGGCAGCTATTTCTTGCTCAATGCCGGAAAACAATTCTTCTCCTTCATTCGCCTTGGTGCCGAAATCCAAACCCTGCCCGATGCGGTCAAGGCTTTGAACGAATGGTACAAAGACCAGCACCGTGGCGAGCAACTGGAGTACTTTCAAGTACAGGGGGTTTTCCCTGAACGTTGCGAGATACAAGTGCTCTGCCAAAACCCATATCCTTGCTATTTTGACCGTGGGCTGCTACTGGCGCTAACGAAGAAATATCGCCCGGAGCAGGCCAAATTCTTTAATGTTGAGCTACATCCCAACAAGCCCAACCGCCTCATGGGGAGTGATGAAAGCACTTATATCATCTCTTGGGTCTAACAATCTGAGAAGCAATCTCTTGTGACAAAAGGCCTCTAAAAGGCTGTGGATAGTATTGTGGATAAATCGCGAATTTATCCACAAATGCGTTTTTTCTTGGTGGATTGTCTAAAATTGGCACAGCATACTTTTGCACTTGTCCACCAAAGTTATCCACAGCCTCAGCTGATTTTAGTGGAAAAGTAGCTATTTTTGGGGGATAACCCTGTGTATTAAGTGCCCATCTATACACAATTTTCCGCCCGGACGTACAGGTTTCAAAAGCCTGTGGGAAACCCGCTCTTTGTCCACCATTAATCCACAACTTATGCCCCATTTATACACAATTTATGCACATACTTATTGTACTCAAAGTAATATGGATAAGTTGTGGACAAGTAGTGGATAGCTTGTGGATAGGCTGTGAATTGGCTTATAATCAAGTCTGTTTGAAACGTGGATAACTTTTGCCTCAAACAGGCGTTTCCATGAAAAGTGAAAGCTTTGTCAAGTTATCCACCGCATGATAATAACAACAAAAGTTTTTAAAAAATATAAGAACTACTACTATTAACAGGGCTGTATGCTCATGCGGACTTGTGTCTCTCATTATCTCTTTTGACGGATTATTTCATGATGAATCAATCAACTCTCCTTACAGCTTTTGTATATGTGCTGGTGGCCGCGTTTTTGGGTAGCGGCGGTGTGGTTTATGCACAACAAGCCGAGCTTGCCGACCAGTATTTCTATGACCAAGCCTACGACAAGGCCGTGGATTTGTATCAAAAGTTTTGGGACAAGCCCCAATACAACCTAGAGGCTTATCCCAAATACCTCGAAGCCTTGCGCCAGCTCCAAGACCACAAAACAATCGAGAAGGTCATCAACCAACAAATCAAGATGCACCCCCAGCAGGCCAGTTACCAACTGGACTTGGCCTTCTGGCTCGAATCCCAAAATAAGGGCAACAAAGCCGAAGCAGCCTATCAGCAAGCGGCTGATTTGGCCTTGCAGGACGAGCGCCAGCTTAGCCCTATGATTCAGAAACTACTTGACCAAGACCAGGCCGGGCGTGCGGAGAATCTCTTGTTACAGGCCCGCAAACGCAGCCGTAATGAGTTTGCATATTCGGCGGAGCTGGCCCAGGTATACAGCGCCAAAGGCAATACCGAAGGCATGGTCAATGAATATATCAATGCGGCGCTCGAAAATCAGAGCAATTTCAACTTGGTCAAGGCTGCGCTCCAAGACCGCCTCAGCCGCGCCGAGGACTATGAGCTGCTAGAACGCGTACTGCTCTCGCGTGCTCAGAGTGCCCCAGGAGAGCTTATCTACAACGAGCTGTTGCTGTGGTTGTATATTCAGCAAAAGTTGTTTGAGCGTGCCTTTATACAAGCCAGAGCCATAGACAAACGCAAACGGCTCGAAGGGCTGGGGCTGATAGAGCTAGGGATGATAGCCATGCGCAACGAAGACTACAAGGCTGCTGTATTGGCTTTCGAATATGTGGCCAAAACCTACCCTCGCAGCCCCAATTATGCTGTGGCAAAACACTATGCAATCAAGGCCAAGGAAGAGGTACTCAAAGGTACTTATCCTGTAACCCGTGAGCAAATTACAGCCCTTATTCAGGAGTATGAGCTGATGGTCAATGAGTTGGGGCGCAGCCCCAATACCGTACCCTCATTGCGCAGTATGGCCTTGTTGTATGCTTTTTATCTAGATGATCGCGCCAAGGCCATTGCCTTACTCGAAGAGGCCATCCAGCTTTCTGCTCGCAACAGCAGGCTTTTGTCTGAGTGTAAAATAGACCTTGGAGACATCTACCTGCTCAACAATGAGCCTTGGGAGGCTACCTTGTTGTATTCGCAAGCCGAGAAGGAACAAAAAGACAGCCCCATCGCCTATGAGGCCAAGCTCAAAAACGCTAAATTGTCTTATTACAAAGGCGAGTTTGTCTTGGCCAAAGAACTGCTCGATATCCTCAAAATGGCTACTACCAGAGAGATAGCCAACGACGCGATGGAGTTGTCGCTCTTGCTCCAAGACCAACTCTTTGTAGATACCAGTGGCTTGGCGCTCAAGGGCTATGCCGCCGTAGAGTTGTTGGTTTTTCAACATCGTTACCCACAGGCGCTGGAAGCTCTAAACAAAATAGCACAAAACTACCCCCAACATCCTATCTTGGCGTATGTGTTTTGGAGCAAAGCCCAAATTTATTTACGTTTGGGGCAATACAGCGAGGCCATCAAGCACTTTGAGTTGGTCGTAGAGCGTTTTGGAGATGGGGTGCTAGCCGATGATGCCTACTTCCTCATTGCACAAACCTATGAGCGGCATCTCAAAGACAAAACCAAGGCTATGGAGTATTACCAAAACCACCTTATCCGCTACAAGGGAAGTATCTATGCCGTTGAAGCCCGCAAACGTTTCCGTATCCTAAGGGGCGACTTTGTCAACTAACCTTGCCTTCCAAAGCCCCACCGGACTGTACTTGGCTTCCATGGAGACAGCGGCGTTGTTTGTCTCTATGGGTGAGCTATGAACCAGTGGTTTGTAGAAAATTGTGATGTCCAATTATTTTTAGCAACCTCAATACTATCAAGTCGTTTAAATGCGTACTTTGTTCCGAAATATTTTGGCACCCCATAACCCACTCCCTAACTCATTATGGAAGTACTCTTTACCTCTGCGGGCTTGATTAGCTTGGTAAGCCTGACTTTTATGGAAATAGTCCTTGGTATCGACAATGTTGTTTTCATCTCCATTGTTTCGAGCAAGCTCCCCGCCGAACAACAAGCCCGTGCCCGCAATATCGGCTTGGTATTGGCGCTGATTCCAAGGCTGATTCTGTTGATGTTTATTTCTTGGCTAATCAATCTTAAAGACAACCTCATTGACATCACCCTATTGGGGCATCAAATCCAACTAACAGAAAAAGGCTTGGTATTGCTGGTCGGGGGTTTGTTTTTGCTTTACAGCGCCACTAGCGAAATACATCATAAAATAGATGAAGTAGGGCATAGTGGAGATAAAGATGATAAAAAGGGTAATAAAAAGAAAAAAACGCCTAGTATGACACAAGCAATCGTACAGATTGTCTTGCTCAACATTGTTTTTTCTTTTGACTCTATCCTTACGGCAGTAGGTTTGGCCAAACACATAGAGGTGATGGTCATAGCCGTGATTTTATCTTTGTTGATTACCCTGGCATTTGCCGGCACAGTGTCGCGCTTTGTCGAGAAGCACCCTACCGTCAAAATGCTTGCTTTGTCATTTTTATTGATGATTGGCTTTCTGCTCATTACAGAATCCTTCATCGTAGACGGCCACCCTGTCGAAGTACCCAAAGGCTATGTCTATTTTGCGATGATGTTTTCTTTATTTGTAGAATTGCTTAATTTACGCCTTCGTCGTAGTCATGAGTTGAAACAAGAGTTCAACAATGCCTGATTAATTCTCCCACGTTCACCAGAGATAGCAGCTTATTGTTAGGCAAAACAATAAGCCGGCTATTGCCCGAATGCCCCCATAGGCAGTAATTTATATGGATATTAGCCAACTGTATCAAGCCTACAAACAAGAGCGTAAGACTCCCCTCACCGAAGAGCAGTTTCTTGTATTGTTGATTTTTTTTCCCACCTTATTGCTGGTACGCTCCGAGCCTACCCCCGATCAAACCGCCCGACACTACCTACAGCGCCTTTGTGTCAGTATGGGCAGAAGCTTTGAACCAATGGGCTACCAAGAGGCTCAACTGGCCAGCCTCAGTACCCACTACTTAGACGAGGTCGATTACCTAATGGAACAGGTAGCTGTTTGGGAAGATAATTTTTTGACTTGCCTGCGTACTTATCTGAACGCCTTTCCAGTATTTAAACCAGTGGTTTTGGATGCGCTGTATTCGTTTGCCGAAATATCAGAGCGCTTTTCTCCTACCGAACACGAAACCCTGCACTTGTTAGTCCAGACACTAGCCTTAGAGGCCTGAGACTTTAGAGTTTGCTTATACCCAAACCAATTGTGATTGGGTATAAACAAGCTCTTAGGACATATACACTCCTTCAGGGGTATCAAAGCTGACTTCTATGTAGTCTTGGAGAGTGGTTGCAAAGGCATAGCCTACATATGTAGCCGATACGGGAAACTGTGCGTGGCTGCGATCTACCACAACTGCGGTTTGTAGTTTTTTGACCCCTGCCTCCAAAAATGGGCACATACAATAGGCCATTGTACGGCCTGTATTGAGCACATCATCTACCAAAATGACGGTTTGTCCGTGGAAACTTTGCACTGCTTGGCTGACTTGTATGTTGCTGGGGTTGGGTGATTTTTTATCGAGGCTGACTTCTATCAATTGAATCGTGATAGGGCTGATAAGCCCTAAGGCTTTTTGTAGGCGCTGAGCCAAGATATAGCCGCCACCGCTGATTCCGGCCAATACAATATGCTCTTCTTTGAAATTATTTTCATAAATTTGGTATGCCATGCGGGTTATTTTCTGGCCTACTTGGGTATGGTTTAAAATCAAAATTTTTTCTTGTGTGCTCATTATCGTGGGCTGTTATTGTTTTTGGCTTTTGAGCTTGGCTGCTTGGTATAGCTCCTGTATTTCTTGGTCGTCAGGGTAATATTGCAACACCAGTGTATAGGCTTTGAGTGCTTCTTGTGGCTTGCCTTGTGCGTCATACACCCTACCACGGAGGTAGTATGCCGACATATTTTGGGGGTTTTGCTTCAATACCCGCTGACAGGCCTCTAGGGCTTCATCATAATTTTTGGCCTGTAAGGCATAGTAGGCCCAGTCGGTGAGGTATTCCTCTTCGTTTGGCGACAGACTGATAGCTTTGCGAATATCTTCAATAGCTTTTTTGGGTTGGTCTAATGCTTCATATACCTCAGCGCGTTCGGCATAATATACAGCCTCCTCATTGTTTTTTTGAATAGTTTGATGGAGATAATCAAGTGCTTTTTCCCAAACTTCCAGCGATTTGTATACCAAGGCTATGGTAAAAAAGCTGCGTTCGAGGTCTTGGTTAAGTGGTTTTCTCAGGCTTTGCTCTAGGCTGGTGAGCGCATCGTCGTAGAGTAGTTTGAGGGCTTCGATAGTACCTTTGACGAGCCATATTTGCGAGTCCTCCGCATCTAAGTTCAGGGCTTGTTCTATGGCTTCGAGCGCATTATCTGCATCCCCTTGCCAGAAAAGCGCCTCAGCGCGGTCGCGATAGCCCGTGGTGATGGCGCGCACTGTTTGTGGTTGGTTGATATTGATGCCAAGGGCTTGCGCCGGATTGTCGAGTAGCTCAGGATATTTCTGAGTTTGGCTCCAGAGGTCAGGGTCTAGGTATAGGGCTTGTAAAAATTGTTGGCGGCCTTCTTCCAAAGATTTGGCCTTGAGCGCAATGCAGGCAAAGTTGTAAAATAGTGGCGCGTATTGTTCGTTGTTAGGGTCGGCGAGGGCTGCGGCTTTGCGGATTTGTTCGAGCGCTGTTTTGTAGGTTTTATTTTGATACAAGGCCATTGCGAGGGCGTGTAGCAGCTCGGGGTTTTGGCTA
Encoded proteins:
- a CDS encoding globin domain-containing protein, yielding MDNTILNADEKELIKNSWATLVAKSQQIGLHFYTQLFEQHPEFQPLFKDNTQEQARKLSYIITLVVTKLDKLEHIGEEVKYLGKRHINYQVRPEYFDPFLALLLQSIKEVYPEYWSDELNNAWSKVLHNVGEAMKKVLAGA
- a CDS encoding globin domain-containing protein — its product is MSSQKLNVDQIGLIKSSWGLIVAKAQTLGEHFYSELFRIHPEYERLFDSIDRSTQARKLTYVISLVVTKLDKLETIAEEVKYLGKRHKTYQVRVVHFEPFIKQLLLSLEDTLGAQWNTALAEAWEQVLYQVADAMKEHLK
- a CDS encoding BatA domain-containing protein, which produces MLFVYPQFLWALLALAIPLLVHLFNFRRIRKVYFPNVAWLQEVQTSTRSVRRFKRLLVMSARMLALAALVLAFAQPYLPKGEAATQGSSRPLVSIYLDNSYSMQSEIGNESLISRASQALEKLLATLPEASRIQLITNGFENKEQFVISPQEAADRLTELRFAPQFRTLDEVLARQHKLLQKEAGAADKPWVFLLTDFQKSTLKSLDQLPLDSNYRYFLVPFTPSVRTNLSIDSVWLDNPFLKANESNKLQVRIHNSGEERYEDLILKLYVADRQISTANVSIEAQQTTQTYFNFTMKGEQGWQAAKISFEDFPVTFDNEYFFVLNAAPAVRIIHLTQQNNSPYIQRVFANESLFKLQTLSANNLDFKQMDLADLVVIDELTQLDGALATALKAFVQRGGSLLMFPPAAPDPSWASLTSALTGADIQLVPPKRTNNRGSGENTQEVSAQLAAPNINNPFYDGVFERAPEQMDMPQAQAVLSWKRYQQLILGFKNNNPFLTEWRTGQGKVYLCAAPLQAKYSTFAKHALFVPVMYTIATKSKTGNERLAYTFQENNISLALDNPPAQQVYHLRQDSIQFTPAQRLVDNVLMLEMPEEIQTPGHYQLYAGNKLIRLLAFNTDKAESEMSFYDKEVIQAYFKENKKVEVYEGETAETRLADTFKQRNLRQELWKTMLLIALLALALEIAFIRLL
- a CDS encoding tetratricopeptide repeat protein; translation: MMNQSTLLTAFVYVLVAAFLGSGGVVYAQQAELADQYFYDQAYDKAVDLYQKFWDKPQYNLEAYPKYLEALRQLQDHKTIEKVINQQIKMHPQQASYQLDLAFWLESQNKGNKAEAAYQQAADLALQDERQLSPMIQKLLDQDQAGRAENLLLQARKRSRNEFAYSAELAQVYSAKGNTEGMVNEYINAALENQSNFNLVKAALQDRLSRAEDYELLERVLLSRAQSAPGELIYNELLLWLYIQQKLFERAFIQARAIDKRKRLEGLGLIELGMIAMRNEDYKAAVLAFEYVAKTYPRSPNYAVAKHYAIKAKEEVLKGTYPVTREQITALIQEYELMVNELGRSPNTVPSLRSMALLYAFYLDDRAKAIALLEEAIQLSARNSRLLSECKIDLGDIYLLNNEPWEATLLYSQAEKEQKDSPIAYEAKLKNAKLSYYKGEFVLAKELLDILKMATTREIANDAMELSLLLQDQLFVDTSGLALKGYAAVELLVFQHRYPQALEALNKIAQNYPQHPILAYVFWSKAQIYLRLGQYSEAIKHFELVVERFGDGVLADDAYFLIAQTYERHLKDKTKAMEYYQNHLIRYKGSIYAVEARKRFRILRGDFVN
- a CDS encoding TerC family protein, whose translation is MEVLFTSAGLISLVSLTFMEIVLGIDNVVFISIVSSKLPAEQQARARNIGLVLALIPRLILLMFISWLINLKDNLIDITLLGHQIQLTEKGLVLLVGGLFLLYSATSEIHHKIDEVGHSGDKDDKKGNKKKKTPSMTQAIVQIVLLNIVFSFDSILTAVGLAKHIEVMVIAVILSLLITLAFAGTVSRFVEKHPTVKMLALSFLLMIGFLLITESFIVDGHPVEVPKGYVYFAMMFSLFVELLNLRLRRSHELKQEFNNA
- a CDS encoding phosphoribosyltransferase family protein, whose product is MSTQEKILILNHTQVGQKITRMAYQIYENNFKEEHIVLAGISGGGYILAQRLQKALGLISPITIQLIEVSLDKKSPNPSNIQVSQAVQSFHGQTVILVDDVLNTGRTMAYCMCPFLEAGVKKLQTAVVVDRSHAQFPVSATYVGYAFATTLQDYIEVSFDTPEGVYMS
- a CDS encoding tetratricopeptide repeat protein: MKNTKKTFYLLLGFLFCSVYPHPVFAQTAESEKFYLQAIASLDAGNNQQGLEYLNRAIGLNPKSNDALYARAYLHFLEENYEQAISDLDLLILLTGEQNHTDEQLYIYRGQAYLYTENYEEAEQDLLKAITINPRSLDAYQTLCLLYTQLDWFDEAQDAIQKALEIGPQVAENYYYAAELALAMNDFAQAHQAINTALKFGKSPQEQTQYERLRIRIFYTQGQYPAVIHAYQQWQKNKAWVDLFEEDDFYTWGMAHYQQQEYLQAQFFFELPEDSQNPELLHALAMALYQNKTYKTALEQIRKAAALADPNNEQYAPLFYNFACIALKAKSLEEGRQQFLQALYLDPDLWSQTQKYPELLDNPAQALGININQPQTVRAITTGYRDRAEALFWQGDADNALEAIEQALNLDAEDSQIWLVKGTIEALKLLYDDALTSLEQSLRKPLNQDLERSFFTIALVYKSLEVWEKALDYLHQTIQKNNEEAVYYAERAEVYEALDQPKKAIEDIRKAISLSPNEEEYLTDWAYYALQAKNYDEALEACQRVLKQNPQNMSAYYLRGRVYDAQGKPQEALKAYTLVLQYYPDDQEIQELYQAAKLKSQKQ